In Takifugu flavidus isolate HTHZ2018 chromosome 1, ASM371156v2, whole genome shotgun sequence, the DNA window CACGCTTAAAGTTTATGATAAGCTTCCCATAAATATTTGGATAAAAGCAAGGCTGAAGGAACAAGATAAAACCTACTGTGCTAAAAGCAAGTGGACAGAAAGAGATGGTGAGGCCTGATAATGAAACGAGCTATTTGTGGCTCAAGATGGAGGGGGGCCGGGGGGCGTCATCGCGTGAGCACGGGATGTTTTGAAGAGCTTGTGGCTCACTTCTGCTGACATATTTGTGTGACACTGTTAGAAGTTTGAGGAAATATGTCGACTGGCTTTCCGAGCGTATTGAAAACATCCAGGGCAGGCCTGAAAGCAATCATCCCCCGTGGTTTTACACCGCGTCATGGGTTGTAATGTGGTGCAAGGGATCTCTCAGCCATTCACGAAGCCTCGCGCTTGACACGAGAGGCAACAGAACGCAGCTTTATTCATCCGGAGGAACGATTGTAtccagtgtgtgtttcctcatcaCTAGCAAAGCTGCCTCCACCAGTGTGAATACTGTGACATTAAATTAGCCCTTCACTGCAAACCTTTCTACTATAttccacctgcccccccccccccccccccccagtctaaACACACCATATCTGATGAGCTGTGGCTAAATTAAACCGTGTTGACGGTCATTTCAGCATCCAAAGCCACATGCTTTCATTCTTGTGGGCTTGATAACGATCCCCGTACCGATGTGATGAGTAAGGCCCACCTTCAGAAACAAGCACCTGATCTTGGACGCTCCCTCCTGCAGATAAAATAAGCCTGTTTTAAAAGAAGGCAGATCTTATTTCAGCTGAACAGACATTGAGCTTGATTACTGTTTATTTTGCCCCAAAGACACAGCGGCTTCAGCCCTGCACGAATGATCACTAACGCAACTGCAAAATGggtttttggcttcttttttttgtagcaTTATTTAATTCACTTTGAAATGCATAGTAAATCTACGTTAAGCCTCTTACTGCAAGAGCAGCTGCCCGTACAGGGACGCTGCACTGAGCTCCCagtctgtttttcttcatttcctcgCCTTTTTTTTAGATGACGCTCTTGTCTGACAATGAAAAATGGGAGGCCATTTCCTTCCCCTGAAGTCCTGAAAGTAGATGAGGACATTAATCAACAGTCTAATGGGAGGCGGGACCTGCGCACTGTACGGCCCGGCTCATTGGCTGGTGTTTGGGTGCTAGCCCGGCCTTTTCCTGCACATCTGCGTGAGAACAGGGATCTCTGTGCAGGATCTACTGGAactaaatgttttcaaatcaaGATAGTATTCCCCTCTGCATTGCTGGCGTGCTTCGTGCTGGCTCTGCATCAGGCACGCTTCCAAACCTGTGACAACATCTCTCCCGTCTTCAAACACCCTGGCGTTTATTACTCGTGTTGAGAGTTTACCCCTCGTTTATTTGCTCTTTACTCTATTTGCTTCCCTTATCAGGTTAAGCTGCTTTTGCACAGGATTTCCAGGAGTGTTGTGGAGTGTTGTGGAGTGTACTGAGTGACGGCTGTGATAGGAAGAGCTCGGTATTGTCTGCAGGTCACTCACCTGTCACCACGCAGACCTCTGCCCCAGATACTGAAACAAGTTCTCTCTGCTTCCGAACACAATCGGCATGAACTTTGTCTGCGTTAACCCTCTGCATGAAGCTCACAGGTGACTGGCTCCCTGTGAACGGAAGGCTTCACCTCGGCTTTCCTGCACCGCACCCACAGTGCCAGATGGATGCACTTCAGAAGAAATGATCATAATGTCGTGCATAAATCATCAGTCCCAAATAAGCCTTCCGTGAGCTTCTCGACAAACGGTGCAAGTAAAGGCATCGTCTGCAGCCGAGTCACGGCGTCGTGTTGGAACAAGCAACGGGCCGATCAGTCAAAAGATGCTTCTTAAGGTCTCAGCGGAGGAACCGAAGACGAACTTTGATCCCACCTGAGCAGAACGGTTAAGCTTAGCTTTGCTTGAGCTGTAGTCACGGCTGTTTGTGACCAATGCTGGGAAAATCCTGCTCTGAACTACCGATTTTATTCCAGGAATCTTTACAACAAGCGTAGTCAGTGTTCTAGGCAAAGTTCCACAGACCTTGAATTTAAAAGTAATTATTATACTTACAAAAGTACCAAGCGTGCACACCTAAACACATGCGTGACGTCGGTCTGAGACTGACCCGTTGTGCTTTTATCGCTTCTGACCGCGAAGGAAAACCTTTggaaatgatgctgaacaattTTAGCTCCTTGTTGCGTAAAGCAGTGAAGGAAAAATGCAATTAAATACAAAGTACGAGTAAATTCAACCAAATTAGTGACGCGTTTATTGACTGTGAGACGCGTTGATGGAATGAACGTCGTTCACAGATGTAAACGACGGTAGGTTTGTGTAGGTCTCATCGTTCTGTCTGTCAGGTTTGCAGCGCTGAACACGTCGGGCAGATCCCGTGTTTGCGTAAACACCGCCCGAGGTGGGAAATCTCTGCGTCTGTGTCGGAGGGGGAGTGTCGAGAGGCCCCTTCGCTCCCTAAAGAGGCTTGCGTGACAGGACTGGACGGACAGGTTGGGAGAGGCCGCGTCCTTGGATTTTCCTGTAGGGTGCTTGCACAGATAAGGGACACGCAAACTATTGCttacaaaaatgaaaaggaaaagcaaaaacaaacaccctgggggggagagaagaggggggccggttggtgtgtgcatgtgcagtcCCATGCAGCCAGATCAGGGCTTTAGCTCCTGCTGCTAAAGCCACGCATCAAAAGCTGTTTTGGAGTTGGAATaaacgccccctgctggccgaaCCCTGGCCGTTCCTGGCGTGACATTAGATGTGCGTGATCCGTTCCAGATaacgttgggggggggggcagcagtaTGTGGCGGCTCTAATCGTTTCATCATTGGCAAAAAGAAATAATGAGTACTTGCTCAACATTTCGCATGCGATGGTTTACAAAAGACTAAATTGCACAAAAACCCCAACTAATTATCTGAGTCATTAAATAAGCGTGTTGTGCTTTTATTATAAACCTGCCAACACAAATGAAGCAATAAAagtaccgggggggggggcagacctcCACCATGCTGGTCCtctccccacatattgtgacctACACCTGTCTTATACAATATAGGTGGTAGTAATATAAGGTTAGGTAAGGTGAGTCAGTCATCATATAGTATTCCTTTAAACAATCCTGGTAAGTGTGACAAGTGAGCAGCTGTTCATGTTCTCGATGCTCACGACAGCATCCAGCAAACGTGTGCGTTTGAGTTGTTGCCATATCTGTTAAACAGGATCCTGGTTAATCCTGTCTCTCCCCACCCCGGCAGCGTCCATCAGGAGCCGCAGAACCAGTCCGCTGAGTCCTGGAGCGAGTGGACAGAATGGCAGCAGCACGgacgccgccgcctcctctgaGGGGGaccttctgctgcaggtttggcTGCAGCTCTTCTACACTTGTGTCTCAGTGATGATATCGCTTAAAGAACTTTGCTTATATCCCCATCCAAGGGTCATTATCGAGGAGCGATTGTGCACTTTGCTTCACTTTAACAGCACGTCCATTAACACGCCCTCTGGTTTGGGACGGTGTTACTGTTGTGTTCTGAAACGTGGCACGGCCCGAGCGAGACCTGACGGCCTCGGGTACTCGGGCGTGGTTTATCTATGAGCTCCTTTGTTGTGTGGAGCTAATCCAGCTCTGCCTGCAAAGGAGGAAGTTATGACAGGTGAGGCCGCTCGAGTGTGCGGCTCTGGCCAAACCTCAGACACGCTTCATGCTTCTCAACAGAACCCGCACCTGTCTGGTGGCCTGCACTGTGTCGGTCGCCACTCATCTGTCAAGCTCATTGTCCTGCTTTGTTGATAATAAAAACTAATCACAGCTCACCAGCGTTCGGCAGCACAATAGGCCTttgagaagcagcagctgctcagttTGGATtgtcagggggcagcagagctttCAGGTCTCTGTACAGAATTCCCAGTTCTCTAAAACACCTTCATGTATTTAACGGGTTTCATACTTTTGCACGTGTGCCCAGGCGCTGAATGGCTTTGTGATGGTGGTCACATCGGAGGGGTTGGTGTTTTATGTCTCCCCAACGATCAAGGACTACCTGGGTTTTCATCAGGTGAGAATCATAATGCCGTTTATTATTACGGGCTTATTTCTTTACATTAGTTCTTCATCCATGACTGTGTCATTGCCTCCTGTGTCTGTAGTCAGATGTGGTCCACCAGAGTGTGTTTGAGCTCATCCATACTGATGACAGGGAGAGcttcagacagcagctgcaCTTTGCTCTCAACCCCCCGGCTGAGACGGATGCCGATGGTACGAGCTCCAAATGGCTTCATTTCTTCTGAAACGCGTTCTGGGTTCTCCTGGTGTTGACCGTCTCTCCTGGTGTTGTCAGGGCGGCAGAGCTGTGGGAGTGCAGTGACTTACAGTCCGGACCAGCTTCCCCCGGAGAACTCTTCCTTCTTGGAGAGGACTTTTGTGTGTCGCTTTCGTTGTCTGCTGGACAATTCGTCTGGTTTCCTGGTTGGTGCCGTCCTCCCGTCTGTTTTTGGAGAAGGTTTTGATTTCTGTGTTACTAACCTCTCTTTTGCATCCACCCCAGGCCCTGAGCTTCCAGGGCAGGCTGAAGTACCTACATGGTCAGAATGGTTTGCGGGACAGTAGAACCTGCAGCCATCCTCAGCTGGCGCTCTTCACCATCGCTGTGCCAGTTCACCCACCACCGATTGTGGAAATCAGGgccaaaatgctgctttttcaaaGCAAACACAAGCTGGACTTCACGCCTATGGGCATTGACAGCAGGTGATCGAAGTTCCAAACCTCCTGTTACGTTTGTTTTAGTCATTGTTCTGTGCGGATTCTTCTACAGAAACCCGTAAGGATGGATTTCCTTTTGAGTGCCTTTGGTGACACCTAGTGGTGATTTGCTGTCTGCTCGGGCACTCCTAATGTCTGTTCTAATATCCTGGTCAAATATGCTCATGTGTCTTCCGTAAAATCTCAATTCCCATATTTCCAATTCGGCTTCTAAAGCTCTTTGGAACCGGACCATGACTCAACAATCTGTTGCTTCTGTCTGCAGGGGGAGGGTTGTCCTGGGTTACTCGGAGACGGAGCTATGCATGAAAGGCTCCGGCTACCAGTTCATCCATGCAGCTGATATGATGTACTGCGCCGATAACCACCTACGCAGTACGTTGGCGGCCGTCTTCACCGACTGAGCTCGACCTTTGACTCATCCCGCTGACGCCGTGTTCTCTCTCTGACAGTGATTAAAACCGGAGAGAGCGGTATGACGGTGTTCCGGCTCCTGAGCAAGTCCAGCGGGTGGGTGTGGGTGAAGGCCAACGCCAAGCTGATCTACAAAGGAGGAAGACCCGATTTCATCATCGCATATCAGAGAGCGTTGGTGTGAGTGCTTCGCCGTCCGCTCCGGGGTCGCCCCGGCCGCAGCACGTTCTGAAGTCGTCTCGTTTGTCCCGTTTCAGCAACGCCGAGGGCGAGGAATACCTGCgccagaggaggctgcagcttcCTTTCAGCTTCACCACAGGAGAGGCCGTTCTGTACGACACGGGTCCCACGGTGGACCTCTCGCAGTTTCAGTTTAACAAGGTCTTCGCTGATGGCGACGTGGCCAAGAACGTAGCCCCCGGCTCTCTGCTCGACAGCTTCCTCAAACAGGATGAAACCGCCTACACCAACACGTCCAGCAGCCCCTTACCTGTCGATCAGGTGTTCATGAACAGCCGGGCCCTGCTCAGCATTCCCAGTGACGCCTGGCCGGAAAATGGCGCGGCGTCCGCGGCGGGCGTGGTGAAAGAGGAGGCCAAGCAGTCGATGATGGCCGTCATCGACAACCTGGAGAGCGAAGACCTCTGTTCGGTGCTGCGGGGCCTCGACGCCGACGACGCGGAGGTGGCGCAGTGGGAAAATGCCCTCAACAGGCTGAACCAGAGCGAGGATCATCGCAACAGTGTCGGCTCTCAGCTGGAGAGCGTCTTCACTAGCGACATTTTTGACTACATCGACAGCATTTTGTTCAAAGAGAACGGAGAAGATCTAAACGGAactcatcccagctgcttctccCCAGCCAATCATCCACAGGAGCCTCTCAGGCCGACGGCTGCTGGACTCTGTGGGCCCCCCTCCTTTCCAACACCGAGCCCAGATTGTGCTTACGCTCCACACTGCCAGCAGCAGGGAGGCCTGAGTGCCTCAGCAGGATCCGCTCAGACTTTCAGCAACACTAGAAAGCTCTCTCACCTGCCCTCAGATGTGGAAGCTGTTCCCGATGCCTCGGCCGCTTTCCAGTCCTGTGGGCGGATGCACGTGGGCTTCCCTCCAGAACCGTCTCAGCACCCCACACAGATTTTACTGCAGTCACAAACAGAGTTGCCATCCAAcggagagctgctgcagagcactGTCGAACAGCAACTTGTTGACATTCTGTCACCGCTGGTTCCGTGCGGTGACGTTAACCCGCCTGCTCTCAACGTTCCCGTTTCGTTTTCCTCAGCGCGTCTAAAGAACAACCTTCCTCTGCAAACGTACAACCGGCAGCTTCAGGAGTGGCAGCAGGTGCCTCAGGCAGGCGTCACGCAGCACGTGCACGGGCAGATGCCAGCGCATCACGGCCTAACGTCAGAAAACTCCATCCTCTGGTCAAACAACGTCCCCGTTCTGACCCCAggtcagcagggggcgctggcgTGCAGCCGTGCAGCGACTCAGAGCGCCTGCATGTTTGAGCAGCACTTCtccagcagcccagcagggggcgacgcCACCACACTCTCTGGATCCTCCGGTCTTAGATGGGGGGACGTGTACATGGATCAGAGTCCTCCTCAAGCTTCCTGTTATTTCCAGCACAGGCACAGCGAACCTGTGGTGGGCACCTCAGCCATCAGCCAGGAGGACGTCAGCATCAGCCCCCTGAGCGATCCGTCCACGCCGTCCTCCACCCAGCACGCCTTCAGCATCCAGCAGTActtgggctgccacacacaGACGCTCGTGTCCCACTGTGGGATGCAAAACAACTACAATATGAACATTAAAGGAGCAAATGAATGAGGGTCGCTTCAGACTGTAAATCGGTTCAAAACCAAACGTGGCTTATATACGACGACAAACTCGAGGtcacttttattatttatcagaTGGGTACAAAATTCATCAATTAGTGTAtgtttgaagaaaaaaaggaaacacaaacacaaaaaaaagatcatttctaATTCAAACCTGGTTCCTATAATGAATACAATTTTCTACACTTTGTCTGCTGCATTTATCTTTGTTATTACAATAATGATTATATACGACACGTACGTCTGTACGTCTTTGTTTCTAGACCTGCTCGTACGGTTTCAGAAACAGTTtagattgtgtgtgtgaaaccAAATGTGCTGATTtgtaaaacatgaaaatatttACCATATATATACCAAGACCACATAAACTTTAGAACATTATTCCGTGCAGTATGTGGCCATGTGAGGCCTCTTCGTCTGCTCTCTGTCCCGTTCCCGTGTGCCTCCCTCACACCCGCTGCGGCGTCCGTCCAGGTGGAGCTTTCGCAGGTTTCCCGAAGAAGCCAGACGGTGAAAGATTAGATTCCCAGCTTTGTTGGGCAGCTTCTATATGATCCACTTTGGGAATCGGCCTCTTTCTTTGTGCTGTTTTCATATTAAAGGCAGATTTCTTTAGTGTCCTGTATGATATCCTGTTTAAAAGTTCACTAAAATTCATTTTCTGTAAGTCTGTCAGCCAAACCTCTCACCTCTGATGCAACTGGGGGAACTGTTATTACACAGCTGAGGATCCTCACGTCCAGTAGGAACTAAATGAGTTGGAACGACCACTAGGAAGCAAGTAAACTACCTGTATCTTAATTCTCTGTATCGGTGCTCATCCCCAGGCTTATGTATTTTTATACCATTTACTGTGTAATTTCTTTACTGATTGTATGAAAGCTACACTACAACAATGAAGTACagggtttgtgtgttgtgttcagggcAACGGCTCAGATGGGAATTCAATAAAAGCCGGGTCGGATCCAGGCATTCTGTCGCAtcgccagcagagggcgccaccTCTGACGCCTCTAATTACAAACTATTAACCATGAACATCCATTAAACTGATGCCATCTCTTGGAGATGAACCAGACTGAGGACAAGGCTTTTGTCTccgttgtgggtgtgtgtgggtttgttttttttaaatgtaactcTTCTTCGTGTCTATATTCACTCAGCATTAATGTATTTTACAAGGCAGCTGCACCATGTGGCTGTTGCATGTTGGGAAATCACACTTTCACAAGAATCAGCCGTGTTTGAGTTTAAAGGCTTGGATGTTGAAAAGCATCCGTGGATCGTCTGGAGGAAGGCTGCTGGACTTGGATACCGCAAGACACCTGTAAGCAGACGTTTGAGCTCTGTTGGTGCGGAACTGTCAAATTCAGTTGGAATGTTTATGTACCTAATATATTGCCAAGCAACTATATCTTGTAtcctttgttattttttataaatacaGCTGTGGAATTAATGGTGTGTGATTTTTTTGAGTattgggaggaggaggataggCCATTAGGAGCCTTTAAAAACTAATTGTAAACGTTTTTATTAACGTTGCCTCAAGCGGCCAGAGTGGGTACTGCAGCTCACTTTTCTAGTTTATTGTGTGTCCGTTTGTGTGTCTCCGTTTGTTGTGTCTCCGTTTGTGTGTCGTGACCAACAGCAGGCTACAGGTTACTTCCCGACTCCTCACTGATAAATAGGCATTTATACTTCATTTACTGTCAGGTCACAGAAACGACACAATGACAAGCGATGTGTCATTTTGTGATAATTCACAAACGCAAACAAGCAGATTTTTATGCCTGTATTTTTTAAGGGTTTATTATATAAGAAATCTTTAATATACATATGTCTGTTGATATAAAAATAAGAATTACGTAAATGCCGATGGCGGATCTGCTGAGGCCTGTTGGTCGGCCTTTAAGGCCGCTTCCTCtggtaaataaatgtaaaaataatattATTCACGCGAACATGCTGTTTTCATGGATACATTTCAAATCGAAGCAGCTAAATTATTTTAGTTCCTTTCAGCGTTTTTAAGGGGGGCACGAGTCACATGACCCCGCTCACGGAACTCGCGCACAGGTGCTGAGCGTAAAGCAATAAAATTCCAAATTTTATCCATTATTCTTCCGTTGTGAACCTCAACACAAAcgtttccatggtaaccagcTCCAATCAAAAACCTCCAAAAAGGAGGCGCACGGTGCAGCGGTTCGCATCTGTTTCCGCCCGCTCTCACGCGCACTTTAGGCCCGCAGGGACCTGGTCTGGGCCCAGTGACGGACTGGGAAACCGCCCTAGGAGCCACAGCGGCACCCAGGCCCGGCCTCGCCGGCCCgtcccggcccggcccggcccggccccgCAGGTAGAGCAGGAACCGGGCTGCATTATTTAAAAGTCTCACCCCTGACCCACATTCAGCACGGGCCACCGCGCGCTCAACATAAACCTCCAGCTCTCATCTCTGCGCTGATTGGACGGAGGGGGGCGCTCGGGGACGCGCCGCCGCGAACGCGCGCGGCCCGTGTCTCCAGGAGACTCTCCCGCGTGACCGCGCGTGCCTCCGCGGTTGATAGCAGTCGACCCCGGCGCGCGACCGCAATCCGTGTCGGGCGTGCCCGCCGGTGGAATGCGCGCGCCCGCCGCCTCCCTTCTCAGCTCGCGCCCGGCGCTAATTGGAGTGCACCGACTGATGTAGcctgtaaaatgtaaatactCGAAGGGTTTCGTTACTCGAATTTCTTCGGTCGTTTGtttaaaaacaggaggaaggatGAGCAGGAATATTCGGGATCCTCATCCCCGTTCGTCCCTTTTCCCGAGCGAGGATGGAAACTCCGCGTCGTCTCCCTGGAACAAGTTCATCTTTGCTTGATGGAGCCGCTGTGattctttttctctcccccagttatgtttcttttcttgctGCGTCACTTGTTTTTCGGGTCCCGTTTCACCCGTGGAGCGGAGCTT includes these proteins:
- the LOC130526502 gene encoding aryl hydrocarbon receptor-like isoform X1; amino-acid sequence: MLGNPSSYANKKRKKPDLKQKKPPNGSDVVKSNPSKRHRDRLNGELERLTELLPFSEEVRTRLDKLSVLRLSVGYLRVKSYCSASIRSRRTSPLSPGASGQNGSSTDAAASSEGDLLLQALNGFVMVVTSEGLVFYVSPTIKDYLGFHQSDVVHQSVFELIHTDDRESFRQQLHFALNPPAETDADGRQSCGSAVTYSPDQLPPENSSFLERTFVCRFRCLLDNSSGFLALSFQGRLKYLHGQNGLRDSRTCSHPQLALFTIAVPVHPPPIVEIRAKMLLFQSKHKLDFTPMGIDSRGRVVLGYSETELCMKGSGYQFIHAADMMYCADNHLRMIKTGESGMTVFRLLSKSSGWVWVKANAKLIYKGGRPDFIIAYQRALVNAEGEEYLRQRRLQLPFSFTTGEAVLYDTGPTVDLSQFQFNKVFADGDVAKNVAPGSLLDSFLKQDETAYTNTSSSPLPVDQVFMNSRALLSIPSDAWPENGAASAAGVVKEEAKQSMMAVIDNLESEDLCSVLRGLDADDAEVAQWENALNRLNQSEDHRNSVGSQLESVFTSDIFDYIDSILFKENGEDLNGTHPSCFSPANHPQEPLRPTAAGLCGPPSFPTPSPDCAYAPHCQQQGGLSASAGSAQTFSNTRKLSHLPSDVEAVPDASAAFQSCGRMHVGFPPEPSQHPTQILLQSQTELPSNGELLQSTVEQQLVDILSPLVPCGDVNPPALNVPVSFSSARLKNNLPLQTYNRQLQEWQQVPQAGVTQHVHGQMPAHHGLTSENSILWSNNVPVLTPGQQGALACSRAATQSACMFEQHFSSSPAGGDATTLSGSSGLRWGDVYMDQSPPQASCYFQHRHSEPVVGTSAISQEDVSISPLSDPSTPSSTQHAFSIQQYLGCHTQTLVSHCGMQNNYNMNIKGANE
- the LOC130526502 gene encoding aryl hydrocarbon receptor-like isoform X2 — its product is MSPQRSRTTWVFISQMWSTRVCLSSSILMTGRASDSSCTLLSTPRLRRMPMSCGSAVTYSPDQLPPENSSFLERTFVCRFRCLLDNSSGFLALSFQGRLKYLHGQNGLRDSRTCSHPQLALFTIAVPVHPPPIVEIRAKMLLFQSKHKLDFTPMGIDSRGRVVLGYSETELCMKGSGYQFIHAADMMYCADNHLRMIKTGESGMTVFRLLSKSSGWVWVKANAKLIYKGGRPDFIIAYQRALVNAEGEEYLRQRRLQLPFSFTTGEAVLYDTGPTVDLSQFQFNKVFADGDVAKNVAPGSLLDSFLKQDETAYTNTSSSPLPVDQVFMNSRALLSIPSDAWPENGAASAAGVVKEEAKQSMMAVIDNLESEDLCSVLRGLDADDAEVAQWENALNRLNQSEDHRNSVGSQLESVFTSDIFDYIDSILFKENGEDLNGTHPSCFSPANHPQEPLRPTAAGLCGPPSFPTPSPDCAYAPHCQQQGGLSASAGSAQTFSNTRKLSHLPSDVEAVPDASAAFQSCGRMHVGFPPEPSQHPTQILLQSQTELPSNGELLQSTVEQQLVDILSPLVPCGDVNPPALNVPVSFSSARLKNNLPLQTYNRQLQEWQQVPQAGVTQHVHGQMPAHHGLTSENSILWSNNVPVLTPGQQGALACSRAATQSACMFEQHFSSSPAGGDATTLSGSSGLRWGDVYMDQSPPQASCYFQHRHSEPVVGTSAISQEDVSISPLSDPSTPSSTQHAFSIQQYLGCHTQTLVSHCGMQNNYNMNIKGANE